Proteins encoded in a region of the Mucispirillum schaedleri ASF457 genome:
- a CDS encoding endonuclease MutS2, translating into MRFDIAALEFESFKEFLLDNFVSSFSKSSFKVINILHDIESIYKRQNEIRQAAEYRESSSFIEDDNDFFSLFYSLTDKTKSFDPMDFVIIKNFLVKILLIKEALDEKKYTHLMIYSESFSSYQYLIDLISQSINDKGAVKDDATSKLQEIRYSLNQFKNNIRKLLSNIFNSANADKFIQDKVIVLRNGRYTIPCKTNFSQYIQGIIQDKSSSGQTLYIEPASCVSENNAMQELIIEESEEIAKIIYTLITSVKSSLVDLNKTVKYYSYLIMILEIGLFYSNKQHTFGELGNSMVFSQIHHPLLYLRKGDSSIPIDFTIDSQGNHVIITGPNTGGKTAALKSIGLNHLISYCGLPVFGKYFKFMDFKSILADIGDNQSIIMDLSTFSSHMVNINNIVEKADNKTLVLFDELGTGTEPREGASLAVAILKYLRKKGATVILTTHFTEVKNYALNSDNSYFYSVDFDYDNLSPRYKLIKDVMGKSDPIMIAERLGFNREIIKDAEEELMLYKSSIEVQVEELNRMRAEAEHIKKILTAKEKELQEKEDIFNAANQELQKKLNSKEIELLEEAYSLLQKSKRLANQKEKLTNNEIENVIKKTSSKIEDIKSKQVTIEDIKVNDIIFLDKYNSQVKILDISGNNVTVDLNGMKMKMKKNDIVGHKVEQVKPKTVKINNNTSKSSSKREIVLVGRRVEEALDLLEKFIDDLLLTSYDKAYIVHGRGSGQLKKAIHEYLRMHPKAVKYYLAENNEGGNAVTIIEL; encoded by the coding sequence ATGAGATTTGATATAGCAGCATTAGAGTTTGAATCTTTTAAAGAATTTTTACTTGATAATTTTGTTTCATCATTTTCAAAATCATCCTTTAAAGTTATTAATATACTCCATGATATTGAAAGTATATATAAAAGACAAAATGAAATAAGGCAGGCTGCAGAATATAGAGAAAGCTCATCATTTATTGAAGATGATAATGATTTTTTCAGCCTGTTTTATTCTCTTACAGATAAAACAAAATCTTTTGACCCAATGGATTTTGTAATCATAAAAAATTTTCTTGTAAAAATTTTACTTATTAAAGAAGCACTAGATGAGAAAAAATATACTCATTTGATGATATATAGTGAAAGTTTTTCATCATATCAGTATTTAATAGATTTAATAAGCCAGTCTATAAATGATAAAGGTGCAGTAAAAGATGATGCTACATCAAAATTACAAGAAATAAGGTATTCTTTAAATCAGTTTAAAAATAATATTCGTAAACTTCTTTCTAATATTTTTAATTCTGCAAATGCTGATAAGTTTATACAGGATAAAGTAATTGTTTTGAGAAACGGCAGATATACTATACCTTGTAAAACGAATTTCAGCCAGTATATTCAAGGTATTATTCAAGATAAATCTTCAAGCGGTCAGACATTATATATAGAACCTGCATCATGTGTTTCTGAAAATAATGCTATGCAGGAATTAATTATTGAAGAATCTGAAGAAATAGCAAAGATTATTTATACATTGATTACTTCTGTAAAATCTTCATTAGTAGATTTAAATAAAACAGTAAAATATTATTCTTATTTAATAATGATATTAGAAATAGGTCTTTTCTATTCTAATAAACAGCATACCTTTGGAGAGCTTGGAAACAGTATGGTTTTTTCCCAGATTCATCACCCGCTTTTATATTTAAGAAAAGGTGATAGTTCAATACCTATTGATTTTACAATAGATAGTCAAGGTAATCATGTCATAATTACTGGTCCAAATACTGGTGGTAAAACAGCAGCATTAAAATCTATAGGTTTAAATCATTTAATATCTTATTGCGGACTTCCTGTTTTTGGTAAATATTTTAAATTTATGGATTTTAAAAGTATTTTAGCAGATATTGGAGATAATCAATCTATTATTATGGACTTAAGTACTTTTTCATCTCACATGGTAAATATTAATAATATAGTTGAAAAGGCAGATAATAAAACATTAGTGCTTTTTGATGAATTAGGAACAGGAACAGAGCCAAGAGAAGGTGCATCCCTTGCTGTTGCTATATTAAAATATTTAAGAAAAAAAGGTGCAACCGTTATTCTTACAACTCACTTTACAGAAGTAAAAAATTATGCACTTAACAGTGATAATTCATATTTTTATTCTGTTGATTTTGATTATGATAATCTTAGTCCAAGATATAAATTAATAAAAGATGTTATGGGTAAATCTGACCCAATAATGATTGCAGAAAGACTTGGATTTAATAGAGAAATTATAAAAGATGCTGAAGAAGAGTTAATGCTGTATAAATCTTCTATTGAAGTGCAGGTAGAAGAATTAAATAGAATGAGAGCAGAAGCAGAGCATATTAAAAAAATCCTAACAGCAAAAGAAAAAGAACTGCAGGAAAAGGAAGATATATTTAATGCTGCAAATCAGGAACTGCAGAAAAAACTTAATTCTAAAGAAATAGAGTTATTAGAAGAAGCATACTCTCTTTTACAGAAAAGTAAACGGCTTGCTAACCAGAAAGAAAAACTTACAAATAATGAAATAGAAAATGTTATAAAAAAAACATCATCTAAAATAGAAGATATTAAATCAAAACAGGTAACTATTGAAGATATAAAAGTTAATGATATTATATTTCTTGATAAATATAACAGTCAGGTAAAAATCTTAGATATTTCAGGCAATAATGTAACAGTAGATTTAAATGGCATGAAAATGAAAATGAAAAAAAATGATATTGTTGGCCATAAAGTAGAGCAGGTAAAACCTAAAACTGTTAAAATAAATAACAATACAAGCAAAAGCAGCTCTAAAAGAGAAATTGTGCTTGTAGGCAGGCGAGTTGAAGAAGCTCTTGATTTGCTTGAAAAGTTTATAGATGATTTACTGCTTACAAGTTATGATAAAGCATATATTGTTCATGGCAGAGGCTCAGGACAGTTAAAAAAAGCAATTCATGAATATTTAAGAATGCATCCAAAAGCGGTAAAATATTATTTAGCAGAAAATAACGAAGGCGGTAATGCTGTAACAATAATTGAGTTATAA
- a CDS encoding CvpA family protein: MGIVDIIIIVFILVFAFKGTINGFITEAISILGIILALLCSYMLYESLFKAMQAAGFGQQGASIAAYILGFLIVYIIVIILGNLIHRTLHAIHLGWVNKVFGFSFGVLKGAFIASVILWIIVSVFPNTVKFVQDIKSSQAAQATMKVLPYCYDRLNAVSNIDRFNPFK, translated from the coding sequence ATGGGTATTGTTGATATTATAATTATAGTATTTATACTTGTCTTTGCATTTAAAGGCACAATTAATGGCTTTATTACAGAAGCCATTAGTATATTAGGTATAATTTTAGCTTTACTTTGTTCCTATATGCTTTATGAGTCGCTTTTTAAAGCAATGCAGGCTGCAGGGTTTGGTCAGCAGGGTGCATCTATTGCTGCATATATTTTAGGTTTTTTAATTGTATATATTATTGTTATAATTTTAGGCAATCTGATACACAGAACATTACATGCAATTCATTTAGGGTGGGTAAATAAAGTATTTGGTTTTTCATTTGGAGTATTAAAAGGGGCTTTTATAGCAAGTGTTATACTTTGGATAATAGTTTCTGTTTTTCCAAATACAGTCAAATTTGTGCAGGATATAAAAAGCTCACAAGCTGCTCAGGCAACAATGAAAGTGCTGCCATACTGTTATGACAGATTAAATGCTGTTTCAAATATAGACAGGTTTAACCCATTTAAATAA
- a CDS encoding GatB/YqeY domain-containing protein, translated as MTLKEQILEDIKHYMKEKDNIALNAVRMLKSDIKNAEIAAIKELDDECIIKVVASSIKKRKDSAEIYIKNSRQDLADKELAEIKVLEKYLPAQLDDESIKAVINEVIASLDDNMKKNFGAVMKNVMAKVGSSAEGKRVSELIKGIL; from the coding sequence ATGACTTTAAAAGAACAAATTTTAGAAGACATTAAGCACTACATGAAAGAAAAAGATAATATTGCACTAAATGCTGTCAGAATGTTAAAATCTGATATAAAAAATGCTGAAATTGCTGCAATAAAAGAGCTTGATGATGAATGTATTATAAAAGTAGTTGCATCAAGTATAAAGAAACGCAAAGATTCTGCTGAAATATATATAAAAAACAGCAGACAGGATTTAGCAGATAAAGAGCTTGCAGAAATAAAAGTATTAGAAAAATATTTACCTGCTCAGCTTGATGATGAATCAATTAAAGCAGTTATTAATGAAGTCATCGCTTCTCTTGATGATAATATGAAGAAAAATTTTGGTGCTGTTATGAAAAATGTAATGGCAAAAGTTGGCTCATCTGCTGAAGGTAAAAGAGTAAGCGAGTTAATAAAAGGTATTTTATAG
- the queC gene encoding 7-cyano-7-deazaguanine synthase QueC produces MDKAIVLASGGLDSCVTIACAVNDGYDAALLHINYGQRTQKREDKAFDDIAAYYNIKNKMTVDIDYLKRIGGSSLTDMSMKVEEDTIPASILSSLPSTYVPFRNANMISIAVSWAEVIGAEKIYIGAVEEDSSGYPDCREIFYKKFNDLLSVALAPESNVQIVTPVIHLTKKDIVKKGIELNAPLHLTWSCYQNEYTACGVCESCKLRLKGFELAGIKDPIPYK; encoded by the coding sequence ATGGATAAAGCTATTGTTTTAGCAAGTGGCGGGCTTGACAGCTGTGTTACTATTGCATGTGCTGTAAATGACGGGTATGATGCTGCTCTTTTACATATAAACTATGGACAGAGAACTCAAAAAAGAGAAGATAAAGCTTTTGATGATATAGCAGCTTATTATAATATAAAAAATAAAATGACAGTAGATATTGACTATTTAAAAAGGATAGGCGGTTCATCATTAACAGATATGTCTATGAAAGTAGAAGAAGACACTATCCCAGCATCTATTTTAAGCAGTCTACCTTCTACCTATGTGCCTTTTAGGAATGCTAATATGATTTCTATTGCTGTAAGCTGGGCAGAAGTGATTGGTGCTGAAAAAATATATATTGGTGCTGTTGAAGAAGATTCAAGTGGATACCCAGACTGCAGAGAAATATTTTATAAAAAATTTAATGACCTGTTATCTGTTGCACTTGCACCAGAAAGTAATGTGCAGATAGTAACACCAGTTATACATTTAACTAAAAAAGATATTGTCAAAAAGGGCATAGAGCTTAATGCTCCACTTCATCTTACATGGAGCTGTTATCAAAATGAATATACTGCATGCGGAGTTTGTGAAAGCTGTAAATTAAGGTTAAAAGGTTTTGAGCTTGCAGGCATTAAAGACCCTATACCATACAAATAA
- a CDS encoding inositol monophosphatase family protein produces the protein MLKQISDVVLKAGSIVSSGFHSAKTIKHKGEVDLVTEYDIRTENFLKEKLQKIFPSFTIIGEETHAEGKYPSENVIFIDPIDGTTNFVHGVPFVALSVGVITDTETKYGVVYNPVLDELYSAETGKGSFCNGLPIKVSETSSLINSLISTGFPYKKDNLPYLMKVLEEVLKTSRGIRRAGAASLDLCYTARGIYDLYYETRLQPWDMAGGLIIVREAGGIVTKLDGRYHDMDSDSLIASNGLLHREFLNLLNEIR, from the coding sequence ATGCTGAAACAAATATCTGATGTTGTTTTAAAGGCTGGCAGTATAGTAAGCAGTGGATTTCACTCTGCTAAAACTATTAAACATAAAGGTGAAGTAGATTTAGTTACAGAATATGATATTAGAACAGAAAATTTTTTAAAAGAAAAACTGCAAAAAATCTTTCCATCTTTTACAATTATTGGAGAAGAAACACATGCAGAAGGAAAATATCCATCTGAAAATGTTATATTTATAGACCCAATTGATGGCACAACAAATTTTGTGCATGGTGTGCCTTTTGTGGCTTTATCTGTTGGAGTAATTACTGATACAGAAACAAAATATGGTGTTGTGTATAATCCTGTGCTTGATGAACTTTATTCTGCAGAAACAGGTAAAGGTTCTTTTTGTAACGGCTTGCCAATAAAAGTATCAGAAACATCATCATTAATTAATTCTTTAATATCAACAGGCTTTCCTTATAAAAAAGATAACCTGCCATATTTAATGAAAGTATTGGAAGAAGTTTTAAAAACTTCAAGAGGTATAAGACGAGCAGGGGCAGCATCTCTTGATTTATGTTATACAGCCCGCGGTATATATGACTTATATTATGAAACAAGGCTGCAGCCTTGGGATATGGCTGGCGGATTGATTATTGTAAGAGAAGCTGGCGGCATTGTTACAAAACTTGATGGCAGATATCATGATATGGACAGCGACAGCTTAATAGCATCTAACGGGCTTCTGCACAGGGAATTTTTAAACCTTTTAAATGAAATAAGATAA
- the zapE gene encoding AFG1/ZapE family ATPase, producing MINYNYKDINTINFSVSIDECFSELRPHPKFKDCTFDNYLDDAAYPSQAALKELLCSISNKEKIKKRSFFSKKQKENKIAKNIYIDGTYGIGKTHLLSACFHNFKGSKAFMSFLELTYFMNFSGLEKTIDFFKPVDLLLIDEFDLDDPATTRMAARFIDSINNNTTIITTSNRLPKELGGGKFDTTQFARELGIISDTFDTITVEGKSFRINLAAWQAVFSNKSFNEVLENYEPKRDKVLVDIDELIIKLQDNHPFKFFVIPKTFDAIFISNFKPFTKLNDALRFTIFIDHCYYHDTKLFFNTQLKESIFPKELMETSFERQFLRCNSRLDELGLFFKT from the coding sequence ATGATAAACTATAACTATAAAGATATCAACACAATTAATTTTAGTGTTTCAATTGATGAGTGTTTCAGTGAACTTCGCCCTCATCCTAAATTTAAAGACTGCACATTTGATAATTATCTTGATGATGCTGCATATCCTTCGCAAGCTGCATTAAAAGAATTATTATGCAGTATTTCAAATAAAGAAAAAATTAAAAAACGCTCCTTTTTTTCTAAAAAACAAAAAGAAAATAAAATAGCAAAAAATATATATATTGATGGCACTTATGGTATAGGTAAAACTCACCTGCTTTCTGCATGCTTTCATAATTTTAAAGGCAGCAAAGCATTTATGAGTTTTTTAGAATTAACTTATTTTATGAATTTTTCAGGTCTTGAAAAAACAATAGATTTTTTTAAGCCTGTTGATTTATTGTTAATAGATGAGTTTGATTTAGATGACCCGGCAACTACCCGTATGGCAGCAAGGTTTATAGACAGTATTAATAATAATACAACTATTATTACCACATCAAACAGACTTCCAAAAGAGCTTGGCGGCGGTAAATTTGATACAACTCAGTTTGCAAGGGAATTAGGTATTATTTCAGATACTTTTGATACAATTACTGTTGAAGGCAAAAGTTTCCGTATTAATCTTGCAGCATGGCAGGCAGTATTTTCCAACAAATCATTTAATGAAGTATTAGAAAACTATGAGCCTAAAAGAGACAAAGTATTAGTTGACATTGATGAATTAATAATAAAACTGCAGGATAACCACCCCTTTAAGTTTTTTGTAATTCCTAAAACTTTTGATGCAATTTTTATTAGTAATTTTAAACCATTTACAAAATTAAATGATGCATTAAGGTTTACTATATTTATAGACCACTGCTACTATCATGATACAAAACTTTTCTTTAATACTCAGTTAAAAGAAAGTATTTTTCCAAAAGAACTTATGGAAACATCATTTGAAAGGCAGTTTTTAAGATGTAATTCAAGGCTTGACGAATTAGGGTTATTTTTTAAAACTTAG
- a CDS encoding YaaA family protein produces MIILFSPSESKTQLDGYSSICKESFIFQDQYAKRIEAVKIYNEYINSNSIDSLLDIFGIKDIEKIQEYQKNIFEAATCPAIKRYSGVSYSYLAYDTLNQNAKYYILNNVIIFSNLFGPVSAGDKIPYYKLKQGAKIGSFTFEQFYRDNFSSALDKYIDNQEIVDLRAGFYEKFYKIKKKYTTFKFIKQGKVVSHFAKAYRGIILKLMAENNILESKDIISHFPESLEVIDTTIKGFKEEFILNILD; encoded by the coding sequence ATGATTATTTTATTTTCACCAAGCGAAAGTAAAACTCAACTTGATGGATACAGCAGTATATGTAAAGAAAGCTTTATTTTTCAAGACCAATATGCAAAAAGAATAGAAGCTGTTAAAATATATAATGAATATATTAACAGTAACAGTATTGATTCTCTTTTAGATATTTTTGGTATAAAAGATATTGAAAAAATACAAGAATATCAGAAAAATATTTTTGAAGCAGCAACATGTCCTGCCATTAAAAGATACAGCGGGGTAAGTTATTCTTACCTCGCTTATGATACTTTAAATCAAAATGCAAAATATTATATTTTGAATAATGTTATAATTTTTTCAAATCTTTTTGGACCAGTTTCTGCTGGAGATAAAATCCCCTATTATAAATTAAAGCAGGGTGCAAAAATAGGTAGCTTTACTTTTGAACAATTTTATAGAGATAATTTTTCAAGTGCTTTAGATAAATATATAGATAATCAAGAAATAGTTGATTTAAGAGCTGGATTTTATGAAAAGTTTTACAAGATAAAGAAAAAATATACTACATTTAAGTTTATTAAGCAAGGCAAGGTAGTAAGTCATTTTGCAAAAGCATACAGGGGTATTATTTTAAAACTAATGGCAGAAAATAATATACTTGAAAGTAAAGATATTATATCACATTTTCCAGAAAGCCTTGAAGTTATAGATACTACTATAAAAGGTTTTAAAGAAGAATTTATTTTAAATATATTAGACTAA
- a CDS encoding acetyl-CoA hydrolase/transferase C-terminal domain-containing protein has product MSELENRIRDKSLLSKITTPEKLIPLFEETEKRILNVGFSGFTPVGYPKVMPLVIADYVEKNNLKGKWHFNLFVGASMGAEIEDRWAELELTNMRWPYQTAKVLNKKINDGSIKMGDKHLSMFSQDFLYGYYTKDCGGGLDIAIIEASSIDENGNIILAGSVGAAPEFITMADKIIVEINTHNPSFEGMHDIFVSDIPPYKKIIPITDVRQRIGTPFVPTDKSKIVGIIESTKPDNGRAVRGSDEVSETIAQHIIDFFQSEVKAGRMPKNLLPLQSGVGSIANAVVLGLTNSPFDNLTVYSEVLQDGFLPFLDSGKCKFINATSVSLSNEGFEHWWKNYDLYREKVLLRPMQISNNPEIIRRLGVISMNTPVEVDFYGHANSTLVGGTRMLNGIGGSGDFARAAYVSIMHTPSCRPSKTDEFGISAIVPKVPHVDHTEHDLDVIVTEQGLADLRGLCPKERAKVMIEKCAHPAYKDYLNDYLERAIKATGNHHEPQLLKECYDMHISLAESGTMRFWEKK; this is encoded by the coding sequence ATGTCTGAGTTAGAAAACAGAATACGAGATAAAAGTCTGCTTTCAAAAATAACTACACCAGAAAAACTTATTCCTTTATTTGAAGAAACTGAAAAAAGGATATTAAATGTAGGTTTTTCAGGGTTTACGCCAGTAGGTTATCCTAAAGTTATGCCCCTTGTTATCGCAGACTATGTAGAAAAAAATAATTTAAAAGGTAAATGGCATTTTAATCTTTTTGTTGGTGCATCAATGGGTGCAGAAATTGAAGACAGATGGGCAGAGTTAGAATTAACTAATATGCGCTGGCCATATCAAACAGCAAAAGTGTTAAATAAAAAAATTAATGATGGTTCTATAAAAATGGGCGATAAACATTTGTCTATGTTTTCGCAGGATTTCTTATATGGCTATTATACAAAAGATTGTGGCGGTGGCTTAGATATTGCAATTATTGAAGCTTCTTCAATAGATGAAAATGGTAATATTATATTAGCAGGGTCAGTTGGTGCTGCACCAGAATTTATTACTATGGCTGATAAAATTATTGTAGAAATTAACACTCATAACCCATCTTTTGAAGGAATGCATGATATTTTTGTAAGCGATATACCGCCTTATAAAAAAATAATCCCTATTACAGATGTAAGACAAAGAATTGGTACACCTTTTGTGCCAACAGATAAAAGTAAAATTGTTGGTATTATTGAATCTACTAAACCAGATAATGGCAGGGCAGTAAGGGGCAGTGATGAAGTTTCTGAAACTATTGCTCAGCATATTATTGATTTCTTTCAATCAGAAGTGAAAGCTGGTCGTATGCCTAAAAATCTTCTTCCACTGCAGTCAGGTGTTGGCTCTATTGCAAATGCTGTTGTGCTTGGTTTAACTAACTCTCCATTTGATAATTTAACAGTATACAGTGAAGTTCTTCAAGATGGATTTTTGCCATTTTTAGATTCTGGTAAATGTAAATTTATTAATGCTACTTCTGTTTCATTATCAAATGAAGGTTTTGAGCACTGGTGGAAAAACTATGATTTGTATCGTGAAAAAGTGCTTCTCAGACCTATGCAGATTTCAAATAATCCAGAAATTATCCGTCGTTTAGGTGTTATTTCTATGAATACACCTGTTGAAGTTGATTTTTATGGTCATGCAAATTCAACTCTTGTTGGTGGCACTAGAATGTTAAATGGTATTGGCGGCTCAGGTGACTTTGCTCGTGCTGCTTATGTTTCTATAATGCACACTCCATCATGCAGACCAAGTAAAACAGATGAATTTGGTATATCAGCAATTGTGCCAAAGGTGCCGCATGTTGACCATACAGAGCATGATTTAGATGTAATTGTTACAGAACAGGGGCTTGCAGACTTGCGTGGACTTTGTCCAAAAGAAAGAGCAAAAGTTATGATAGAAAAATGTGCTCATCCTGCTTATAAAGATTATTTAAATGATTATCTTGAAAGAGCAATTAAAGCAACTGGCAATCATCATGAGCCTCAGCTTTTAAAAGAATGTTATGATATGCATATAAGCCTTGCAGAAAGCGGCACAATGCGTTTTTGGGAAAAGAAATAA
- a CDS encoding radical SAM/SPASM domain-containing protein, with amino-acid sequence MDEKKWDLKWMAWEITSACNLRCVHCRSSSENFSPVGKFTLEKAKKLIDDISSFASPVVVISGGEPLTRPDVFDIAKYGTDAGLKMAMATNGVLVTDEVCEKIKSSGIRIVSMSLDGPNAEVHDDFRGGIAGAFECVERAAALFNKHGIKFIINSSFTKRNQSYIMETFRKAESLGAHAWYMFLIVPTGRGEEIFKELVSKEDYEEILEWHYNMERQEDEILVRPTCAPQYYRIWHEKSKEENKDTERRSLTFSTGGGKGCIAGQTICFVNSEGNVLPCSYFPESAGNVFEKPLKEIWETSQLFEDLRDFRRYEGKCGVCKYLKVCGGCRARAYAVTGSYLSEEPFCNYIPANYNG; translated from the coding sequence ATGGATGAAAAAAAATGGGATTTAAAATGGATGGCTTGGGAAATTACATCAGCATGTAATTTAAGATGTGTTCACTGTCGTTCTTCATCAGAGAATTTTTCTCCAGTTGGTAAATTTACTTTAGAAAAAGCTAAGAAATTAATAGATGATATATCTTCTTTTGCTTCACCTGTTGTAGTAATTTCTGGTGGAGAACCACTTACAAGACCAGATGTTTTTGATATAGCAAAATATGGCACAGATGCTGGACTTAAAATGGCTATGGCTACAAATGGTGTTCTTGTTACAGATGAAGTATGCGAAAAAATTAAATCATCAGGTATCAGGATTGTATCTATGAGCTTAGATGGTCCAAATGCTGAAGTGCATGATGATTTTAGAGGTGGTATTGCAGGAGCATTTGAATGTGTAGAAAGAGCTGCTGCATTATTTAATAAACATGGTATTAAATTTATTATAAATTCTTCTTTTACAAAAAGAAATCAGTCATATATTATGGAAACTTTTAGGAAAGCAGAATCTCTTGGTGCTCATGCATGGTATATGTTTTTAATTGTTCCTACAGGCAGGGGAGAAGAAATATTTAAAGAGCTTGTTTCAAAAGAAGATTATGAAGAAATATTAGAATGGCACTATAATATGGAAAGACAGGAAGATGAAATATTAGTCCGTCCTACATGTGCACCACAGTATTATAGAATATGGCATGAAAAAAGCAAAGAAGAAAATAAAGATACAGAACGCCGCTCACTTACATTTTCTACAGGTGGCGGAAAAGGCTGCATCGCTGGTCAGACAATTTGTTTTGTTAATTCTGAAGGTAATGTGCTGCCATGCTCATACTTTCCAGAATCAGCAGGTAATGTATTTGAAAAACCATTAAAAGAAATATGGGAAACATCACAGCTTTTTGAAGATTTAAGAGATTTTAGACGCTATGAAGGCAAATGCGGTGTTTGTAAATATTTAAAAGTATGTGGTGGATGTCGTGCTAGAGCATATGCAGTTACAGGTTCATATCTTTCAGAAGAGCCATTTTGTAATTATATACCTGCAAATTATAATGGATAA
- a CDS encoding energy transducer TonB, which produces MAVTIFLSLLLHILIIYFVKFTNERQNAENHPKGEPVEIEVIPKEETGNHPYSTEPETDDIETTLDHDVSGGKSGGSLQDERASGSGEVYKKDILPPKAENKQENSALERETASEHKLNLYDNKDIIDRIANAEKEQPKGEDSASYNVFEERYASYFAKFRRRVYQLWEYPADSIRKGETGVVKLSFSILKDGSIVNIRMLESSGYSNLDREVMRVIKNMGKIPLPESYELNQLNIEEAYFVYSMGSGYGRFLE; this is translated from the coding sequence TTGGCAGTTACAATTTTTTTATCATTATTACTGCATATATTGATAATATATTTTGTAAAATTTACTAATGAAAGACAAAATGCAGAAAATCATCCAAAAGGTGAGCCTGTTGAAATAGAGGTAATACCAAAAGAAGAAACTGGTAATCATCCTTATTCTACAGAGCCTGAAACAGATGATATAGAAACTACTCTTGACCATGATGTAAGTGGTGGTAAAAGTGGTGGCAGCCTTCAAGATGAAAGAGCCTCAGGCAGTGGAGAAGTTTATAAAAAAGATATTTTGCCACCAAAAGCAGAAAATAAACAAGAAAACAGTGCATTAGAGCGGGAAACTGCTTCTGAACATAAACTAAATCTTTATGATAATAAAGATATTATTGACAGGATAGCTAATGCAGAAAAAGAACAGCCAAAAGGTGAAGATAGTGCTTCTTATAATGTGTTTGAAGAAAGATATGCTTCATATTTTGCAAAATTTCGCAGACGAGTATATCAGTTATGGGAATATCCAGCGGATTCTATACGGAAAGGTGAAACTGGTGTTGTAAAATTATCCTTTTCAATTTTAAAAGATGGGTCTATAGTAAATATTAGAATGCTGGAATCAAGCGGTTATTCTAATCTTGACAGAGAAGTTATGCGGGTTATTAAAAATATGGGAAAAATCCCACTTCCAGAATCTTATGAATTAAATCAGCTTAATATTGAAGAAGCATATTTTGTATACTCAATGGGTAGCGGATACGGAAGATTTTTAGAGTAA
- a CDS encoding Hsp20/alpha crystallin family protein — protein sequence MSIMKWDPLKDLFYMEKHIDKLISKSFKEQSNNWSPVVDIIENDNIIILSAELAGVNEEDMEVNISEGILSISGVKKSLEEEYSSDDYFYKIESVSGKFCRSFAIPANINTSAVKASLKDGVLKIILQKTNKQNSKTIKIKSE from the coding sequence ATGAGTATAATGAAATGGGACCCTTTGAAAGATTTATTTTATATGGAAAAACATATAGATAAACTGATTTCTAAATCTTTTAAAGAACAGTCAAATAACTGGAGCCCTGTTGTTGATATTATTGAAAATGATAATATTATTATTTTATCTGCAGAGCTTGCTGGTGTTAATGAAGAAGATATGGAAGTAAATATAAGTGAAGGTATACTTTCTATAAGCGGTGTAAAAAAATCACTGGAAGAAGAATATTCAAGTGATGACTACTTTTATAAAATAGAAAGTGTAAGTGGAAAATTCTGCAGAAGTTTTGCAATACCAGCAAACATTAATACTTCTGCTGTAAAAGCGTCACTTAAAGATGGTGTATTAAAAATAATACTCCAGAAAACAAATAAACAAAACAGCAAAACTATAAAAATAAAATCTGAATAA